In Vigna radiata var. radiata cultivar VC1973A chromosome 3, Vradiata_ver6, whole genome shotgun sequence, the following proteins share a genomic window:
- the LOC106757833 gene encoding gibberellin receptor GID1B codes for MAGSNQVNLNESRSVVPLNTWVLISNFKLSYKLLRRDDGTFNRELAEFLDRKVPANAIPVHGVFSIDHVDRNVGSFYRVYLPASGDEAQWGIRDLERPLSTTEIVPVIIFFHGGSFSHSSANSAIYDTFCRYLVSICKAAVVSVNYRRSPEHRYPCAYDDGWTALEWVKSRTWLQSGRESKVHVYLAGDSSGGNIVHHVAVKAAEEEIEVLGNILLHPLFGGEKRTESELRLDGKYFVRLKDRDWYWRAFLPEGENRDHPACNPFGPRGKSLAGLRFPKSLVCVAGLDLLQDWQLAYTKGLEDSGQEVKLLYLKDATIGFYFLPNNEHFYCLMREINNFVNSDC; via the exons ATGGCTGGCAGTAACCAAGTCAATCTCAATGAATCTAGG AGTGTTGTTCCTCTGAATACGTGGGTGTTAATCTCGAATTTCAAGCTGTCTTATAAGCTTCTCAGACGTGACGACGGAACTTTCAATCGTGAGTTAGCAGAGTTTCTTGATAGGAAAGTCCCTGCCAATGCAATTCCCGTTCATGGGGTGTTTTCAATCGATCATGTTGATAGAAACGTTGGCTCGTTTTACCGGGTGTATTTGCCGGCCTCTGGGGACGAGGCTCAATGGGGTATCAGAGACCTTGAGAGGCCGTTGAGCACCACGGAAATTGTTCCTGTAATCATATTCTTTCATGGGGGAAGCTTCTCTCATTCCTCGGCAAACAGTGCTATCTACGATACCTTCTGCAGGTACCTTGTGAGCATTTGCAAGGCTGCTGTGGTGTCCGTGAACTACCGGAGATCGCCGGAGCATCGGTATCCGTGTGCCTACGATGATGGATGGACAGCATTGGAGTGGGTGAAGTCCAGAACGTGGCTGCAAAGTGGGAGGGAGTCCAAGGTTCATGTCTACTTGGCAGGGGACAGTTCTGGTGGGAACATTGTTCATCATGTGGCAGTAAAGGCTGCAGAGGAAGAAATTGAGGTCCTGGGGAATATTCTTCTTCACCCTTTGTTCGGAGGAGAGAAGAGGACGGAATCAGAGTTGAGGTTGGATGGGAAATACTTTGTGAGGTTGAAGGATCGTGATTGGTATTGGAGGGCATTTCTGCCTGAAGGAGAGAATAGAGACCATCCTGCTTGCAACCCCTTTGGACCAAGGGGGAAAAGCCTTGCAGGACTCAGGTTCCCCAAAAGTCTTGTTTGCGTGGCTGGTTTGGATCTTCTGCAGGATTGGCAACTGGCATATACAAAAGGTCTCGAGGATTCTGGACAAGAGGTCAAACTTCTCTATCTCAAGGATGCCACTATTGGCTTCTACTTCTTGCCAAACAATGAACATTTCTACTGCCTCATGAGGGAAATCAACAACTTCGTGAATTCTGACTGTTAA